ACGTTTAAGTCATAACATCTTTATCACATCCATGAAAAGAAGACGTTTTAGTCATAACATCTTTATCAGGTCATTCTTTGTGGACATATACAGAAACATGCACAGAATGACATGCAACCAAGTCTTCCTCTTTCTTGTAATTAAAAGCCTCGTCAAACCCAAATTTATTCTTCAGAAGATCAACGTAAAGAAAAAACAGAACACAGAAAACATGAGAGGTCAGTACATGTCATATTAATGTGATTAACTGTCATTAATGGTATAAGAAAATATAGGCATCAAGATATGCTTAGTAACTTTGCTTGAAATTTGAAGACGAGGGCGTTTTCTTTGCTTCCAGCACTCCCAACAACATAGCAGCCAAAAAGTTTTGCAAACTGTCCAACATGCAAGTTGACCAACTGCTCCAGATGCTGCTGAAATAAAAACATACTCTCCTTTCTTGCGGGGCCGGTTTTGAAAGAGTGCAACAAGTGCAACGGCACATGGCCATGAAAATTTAAGgccccaatttatgactactTCTTTCTATCTTTTGGTATActcatgataaatataatataatattaatatctctttaatttttatcattattttatttaaacactaATCAATTCTCAACTTTCAAGACTCAGCCATGCACGTCTCTTCTTATTCCTTCTCTCTCCCCACAAACTAGTACACTGAGCAGTAAATCTCAAACGCCACACACATATTACAATTTTTCAGTTGTAGTAGTCTAATTTCATTTATGATatcttgttattttaaatatattaaaattttgttttgtcatttggAAGGGCCTCATTATTAAAGTCAGCACAGGGCCTCAAAAAATCCCAGACGGCCCTGCTTTCTTGGGTGTAGCCACTTCAAAGAAACCAGCATAAGCAGTCACGCCGAGCATGCCTATAAGTATGAGTGTAAAAAGTTATCTACAGACTTGATCCAGACTAATATAACAGATTAATATCGTAGGCTATATACATGAATTACAAATAGTAAGAAGCAAGCTATTGTTCATCCACTCTTGGGTTCGTCTGGcttatcttattttttaaaaataacttattCCTGATAAAGCATGTAAAGGTGTACATTTTCATGGATATAATACTTTTTTCTTGTGAAATAGGGAATGCAAAACCCTTCCTAAATACTTATTTTCAAAGACTAgtgcataatatatatgaaattttttctataaataaattctttttttacaaaattaagagGCAAACGCAACCAATATTAATAGCATTACCATCTGATCCTACTTTGTGGCCTATGTGTAAActctgaaaaaaaatatatgatgatacATTTGTATGAAATGATAAGTCCACACCAAATGCTAGGAGAAGGATCATAGCCTCCCATTCAGCCATTTCTGAGCAATTATAGTGTTTGGAAGTACGAGggtttgtttattttttgttgatGGAGCAGAGTAGCTTGGTGGGCTATATATAGAGGACTGCGAGAGGAGAGGGTTTGTATTAGTTTTATTTGGCGTGGAGAAATCAGAAAGCGATACATGCATTGAGAGGTTTGGTATTAGTTGTGATGACGTGAGGCATGACTTGTTTGCGGTGTGCAACATATAAGCGCTTTCTCCAGTCATTTATCCATAATCAAGTCATCTGTCAACTCGGGCCGAGCTGAGGATATCTTCCATGAAATTGAGAATCAAGAATTTCATGACAGGAGGCACTAATATCAAACCTTGGAGTGTCACTTAAATTATGTCTGCTTAAACCTCTGCTTCAAATTATTAAGATTCAAATTATTAAGATGAGCATTTTCGTGGAATATAAATTGGAGGAGTAACGCTGGAAATTACTTAAATTATGGGCTGCATAAACCTCTGCTCAAGTACCTCTCTGGGGATGGTATTCTGGTATAGTTTAATTTTTCAGTTACCATCTTGAGTAATATGCCAATTGCCAGTTAGCATCTTGTCTTGAGTAATATGTCAATTTGCCATccaactattttttatttttttttgaaactaatttGCCATCCAACTAtttaattctattttaaaatataggccATTTAACTTTGACACATAATTTTAGGTACTTTAATCGcataattaaaatagtaattaagtattctttgataaatattagttagatgtattaacttttaattaatagcTTTGTCTTTATAGTGTTAAATCTtctaacaatataaatatttctgaTGAAAGTTTAGTAGAGCAAAAACCAATGTAATTCCAAccattatatatacattttcatGCCATTTAAGATTCAGACATGCATGTCCAAATCAACTGACATACATTGATATTCACTAGTGTTTTGCAGTTCATTTATCTGTACAAACAACTTGGAGGCTTCATGACACCAGAAGCAGTTCCTCTGGCATAGGCACAAGACGCATTTGCTGCTCGATTTTTGTAAGTGAGTGCAACATCTTTTAGTCTTATTCCAGTGCAAGGATATTTCTTACTACATTCGAACTGCACTGCAACAGGTGTTGCTGATGATCCCCGGATGTCTTCATACCTTACATTGCTGATCTGAACACCAGAGACCTGTATAAAATATAAGTTGAAAGATCAGACATTCAGATTGTGCGTGATTTAATAGAACAATTATTGAagcaattataattaatttacttTTCCCGGGCAATTCTTGACGTCGGGACAGTAGTTTTGGTCTATGATGATAGGATTCGCGACATTATTCATAAAAATGTGCTGAAACAGAACATTTCTGACAAATCCTTTGCTAGGCCTCGCCCATGTTTTTATTCTGACACCGTTGTCAGTGTTTCGGAATGTAACGGATTTCACTGTCAGGTTTTGGACACCAGGTTCTTGCAAATCCCAGCCGAGGCTTCCAATGCTGTaaccaaaattaaaaatccCCTCATCAACAATAAATTTAGATTGCGGTGCAAAATTTGATTAACTGATTTATGTATACTACGTACCTGATGCCGTGACCAGGACCGCATGAAACATTCTCTATCCATGTGTTATTTGTGCCAGGTCCAATGGAGACACAGTCATCCCCGGTGCTAATTCGAGAGCGAAGAATGCTCACCCCTGAGGAGTATTGGATGTGAATACCGTCGGTGTTGGGGCTTCTACCGAGTGCAGAGATTTTGATTCCCCGAAAAACGAGATTTTTGCATTTATACACGATCATGTGGAACATCTGACTGTTTATTGATGTCAATCTACTCACCACAACGTTGGTGGAGCTGTAGAACCCTATGCTCTGCATGATCATATATAAGTAACGTTAAGGCATCTATAACGGGGTTGGCTAAAATcagttggctaaattgaacttGTAGAACAACATGTGAAATTTGTTGAACTTGTAAGATATTGTGTTTCAATAGTATTagctatattggttgactataatttaaaaataacatgttattaatattttagattgttataaatagaatatatatcaCTTCAATATGAGAATTAATTATGTGTAATCATCTAATAgcttgactataattatagacagaAGAAGAATATAGCgtgatattttcaagagattatctataattttttatttttggtatgccaACTTAGCTAAGGGTTATAATATAGCGATCTATCCACAGTGAATTTTAGTGTTTTAATTGACATACCGTTGCGCCTATAGGACAGTTCTTGCCAGATTTTTTACAATCCCACAGAGCAGCACCTTTAGCATCCACAGTTCCCCCGGAAATGAAGAGTCCATTAATCCTCTCAAACTTGATCCAGGTTTCGCCACTGCCGATCAGATTGTAATCCCTGGAAGCTACAATAGTACCCTCAATACGCATGAACATGCTACGTTTACATCTTCGTCCATTGAATACTATAGGACTCCGAATCAAGTATCTTCCCTGGGGCACGTAAATTCGGACTTCCTTTCTAGAGGCACAAGCTGAATTCCATGCCCTCAGGAGAACCTTGGAAACATCCGTCTTGCCATCAGCTTTGGCTCCCAACCTTTTCACATTGATCGAAAGTCTTGATGCCGACGATGAATTCATTAGAAACATGATGGAAAAGGTTAGTAGAAGATAATAAACCATTGCAGTCCTGGCCATCTTAAGGCTGAAAAACAATAATCTGGGACAGGAGAGATTTATATACAGAGAGAGGGAGAATGTTTGATGATGGGAATTGTGACAATTTAATGCACCATTTTATAGGCAAATGTGTTCCTAATTTTCTATGCAAGTACATGCAGAAGTACAGATTAATTATCCAGGCCTAATAGGCAAGTAATGTAACGTGTAGGTGAAGCCTGTGCATCTTTAAGTGCATTTCAATTCTCAGGTAATTAAGTCCTTTACTTTCTTCTCAGATCATTGGCTACTTTCTTAATTCTGAAATCATTGGATGACAcactatttaaattaaaataatataacagcatctccaaccatacaaatctcttagctaaaatgtgagttagcatatatatcaaaaataaaaaatattgccAACTTATGGAAAAACTCACACTCCAACAATAATatgttgtttataattttagtcaacctcatatggatgactaaatttgtcaaacCTCTACAGggctgtaagaaatctgtaggaagattgcacatcatttattatcatattgaactaatatattttaaaatattaataacatattatttttaaattataaccaactaaTATAGCTAATACCATTGAAGAACAATATGTTACACATTCAACAAATtgtacataatgtcttacagatccaatttagccGACAATTATAAACAAGGAAATTTAAGATTAACAAGTTTTATGTCCATGCAAAGCGCCagttcaaaaatataaatgatattgtaatattaaaatgtgtttaTATACCGATATACAAATTTAAACGTATGTGAATATGTACATGTGTTTAtctaaattacaaataaattgtttaaactttaacaaatataaatttattatattacacAATCacgaaatttatttattattaccaGTTGCTCTAATAAAAAACTAaggaatttatttattattatcaaagttaCACATAAAATAAGTTTATATATTATGAGAAAACCCCTATATTTAATCAGCTGGCACACGTCAAATAAGTTTATATATTATAGGGACATAAACATAGACGTATATAACTTTATTACGTGCATAACTCTATTGGAAATAAATATGAATCCTTGTCATTACAACATATAGCTGATTCATAACTCTTTCATCTTAAACGCTTGCTATAACAATGCAGACTCTTCACTCAAAACAAAAGCAAATGGTAATACTAAAACCAAGCCAAGATATGTTGCCAGGAGATAGATCAACTAAGCAAACATTTCGAACATTGCTTGCAAAAATTTCGAAAATTGCTTATTCATGAGATTAATATCAGGTCAGATAGGTTTGAATGAAAATTGCTTATTCATGAGATTAATATCAGGTCAGATAGGTTTGAATGAGGTCATCATCATCTGCAGTTGAAGATTATACAACTCCACAGCCATATCTTCTGCAGCTAGTTCATTCACCACCGCTCCTGTATTAGATGACGTTCCTGAAGCTGAAGAAGCATCATGATCCTCTCCTAATGGTTTCACCTCATTAACCACACAGTAATTTTTTCCGACCAAATTGACAATcgttacaaaaataaaaataatacttcGCGCTCAACAAATTTGCTGCAGATCTTATAAAACTTGTCAGGGCCTTCACCCTCTAAaaaatttactaatttaaaacgcaaactaaatataaaattgtCGCCAAAAGGTAACTACCTTAAAATTCCATCGTCATAACATATAATGTCAAAAGAAACACAGCAGACCAAGCTATATTCTCTGAGAAGGTATTTTGATCGATTTCAAATGAACTAACACTTggacaggaaaaaaaaattctccaCGTTCTTACTACTATAACAAGACTGTATATTAATAGATAAACAAACAAGGGTACAGCTCAAAAATTAGAACCTTTCCGCCAATCTGGAGGTAACAGCTCTTAGTTTTGAATAAACCTTCCCGGCAGGGGAGCCTAAGATAAGACTGCAGAGGGAGTCTCTTGCAATTTTTATGTTAGCAAAAGATCCTAAAATGTGAATTTTTGTGTCAGCAATCACAATACGAGTCTTTGTCGAGTTTTCAATTGCAAACTTAGTTTTACCCCCTTTTCCAGACAACCTCCCAATTGCACGGGAGAGGTGTTCACCTCGTAGAGTTTTGACATCcttgatttcaaaagattcaACATAAAGCTCATCCAGCCGCAAAAGGGCAACAGCATCTATCACGTCAAAGCCAAGCATGAAGGCATGGACAAAGTCAGCTGACTTCTGAAGGTTACTGATATCCGGAGTGTCTGATCGAGTCTTTAGTTCAACTTTCCTCCCCTTAAGATTCATACGGATATCGACCTTCATCTGGTCATATACAGGACCGTAGATTTCCATCCAAGCTTTCTTGAGAGGTGTGTACCGATGTGGCGGAACAGAAACCTTGCGAAACTGCACTTGGCCATCAGATATCTCATGTGCCTTCAATGGCTCAAAATTGGGCTTCAATGCTGATGATACACGATTGGCATCGGATTGGACCTTTTCAATTTCCATAGAGGTTGTACCTTTGTCGGATTCCATATTAAGTCCTGTTAAGGTGTCACacgataaataaattaaaacaatattCGTTCATTGTGTATGCTAGACATTGTGGTAAGTACAAACAGATGCAACAATCTAAAAAATGTCCTTGTTGCTCAAAATGACTCATATTAAACTGTTACAACTCTTCTGGATGAACCCAAATTCCCAAGGTCATTAATCATATACATTAAGCTAAAAGCATACTTACACTATTCTGCATACTAATCAAGAAATCTAGAAAACTAACATCTGATTGAAATATTTTGCTAATAAACAAATCGAAAATTTATCCAGGACTTCCAACCATAAATTCCAGGTAAAAAtatctgagagagagagaggggagggagggagggagggagagagagagagagagagagggagggagggagggagggagagggagagggagagagattttGTATGAATTGAGAAGGGGCTCATCACCAATAAAGAGTAATAAGAATATATCAATTATGAATACCTGGGAGATTGAAGCTTACGAAAGGTCTTGCGCTTAATCGCAAAGCTTCAGTGTCCGCGTCTTCAACAATCGCTCTCTCGCCCGCTCTCTCTGATTCTGTAATGAATCCTGgtataaaccctaaaccctaaaaggATGCTTATTTGACTCGATCCGGCCCAATAGGATTTTGCCTGAAGTCTGTTTGTTACGACAACCTCTGGGCCCAAATCCATTTTCGTCATCAATCAACTTTTATCTCTCTCCTTTAAAATAACAGTTTTTTCaagcactaaaatttataagattGCTTGATTTTGATTGGCTATTGTCTCTAAATAAAGGTGGACCTCCTTGCATGTACTACAATTGCACCAATCAATATGAGtcaaacttataaaaattaGTGCCTAGCATGTGCCATGGGCCCATGtgtcaaaattttattcaggaaaaaaaaaaattcaaaaaaatttacgAAACTATGTTTTTATAGACGCATTAAAGTGCATGTCAAGcggtgaaaaaaaatattaagatatgAATGAGACATAGAGAGTATCATtgaggtactgtttggggttgttgATGCAGACAGTATCAATAGCTTTTTGTCGAAAAgtaggtgaaaaactgtttggtaaatctaaaaacgGCTTTTTTGAACAGCAGtttttagttgaaaagttgcttttagaaaaagcacgTCTTCccatgcttttagaaaaagctgtTTAATAGACGAGTTGTGTAGATGGACAGAGATTGTTCAGGCAGAGTCCTCTGAAGTGGCAACTGAAGTCGCTCCGGTAGTCCAATAGAGAATCCTATGTATTATCATAGAGCAATATTATGCATGTTAGCACACTAAGTACAACTTTAAACATTCTTATTTACCTAATCAAAAAAATTGCAAcagtcattattttataatgatcACAAGAATGATATACCTTACACATAATTCCAACAATCAGTGACACTTTTCTTCTTCTCATGCATACACTCCATTATAATGTCACAATCATCTAGTGCAAACTTAAGTTCCACACGGAGAATGCATTTCAGTTTCTCTGCTTCACCAACTTTTATAGGCTAAACAAGGAGAAAAACATCTTTCTGCATACGAATTCCATTAGATTTGATACTACAAACATGAAGCAAGAAATTGATAGTACATAACTTAAGAAGAAAAGTGAACAAAAACTTAACCTTGCATATCaaagaaatttatataaaatcagTCCACATCCATATCCCATCACGATTGCTTCCCATGTCAATTCATCACCagcatcatcttcatcaccatTTTTGACTTCTTGTGGGGGGTGATGCTGTGTTTGCACATTTCTTCGTCAAAGGTAATCCACATAACGCGGAGTTTTCTAGATAAGAATTATTGTTAAATGTGTTGAACTGTCCTTTCTGAGGAATCTCTCCTCTATATTGGTTTCCCGAGAGGTTCAAGACCTCTAAAAATATCAATGTAGTTAGCTGAGGTGGAATAGCCCCTGTCAGTTGATTTGAGGACAAATCTAAATATTGGAGTTCTTTCATATTTCTCAGCAATGATGGGATATGTCCTGTTAGACTATTATGAGATAAGTTGAGCAATGCAATCCATCTATGCTCTCCAGTAACTTTTGGAATTTTTCCTTGAAATTGGTTGCACGACAGATCAATGGCTATGTAAATATGAAGGTTATTTC
This genomic window from Daucus carota subsp. sativus chromosome 7, DH1 v3.0, whole genome shotgun sequence contains:
- the LOC108194526 gene encoding polygalacturonase, which encodes MARTAMVYYLLLTFSIMFLMNSSSASRLSINVKRLGAKADGKTDVSKVLLRAWNSACASRKEVRIYVPQGRYLIRSPIVFNGRRCKRSMFMRIEGTIVASRDYNLIGSGETWIKFERINGLFISGGTVDAKGAALWDCKKSGKNCPIGATSIGFYSSTNVVVSRLTSINSQMFHMIVYKCKNLVFRGIKISALGRSPNTDGIHIQYSSGVSILRSRISTGDDCVSIGPGTNNTWIENVSCGPGHGISIGSLGWDLQEPGVQNLTVKSVTFRNTDNGVRIKTWARPSKGFVRNVLFQHIFMNNVANPIIIDQNYCPDVKNCPGKVSGVQISNVRYEDIRGSSATPVAVQFECSKKYPCTGIRLKDVALTYKNRAANASCAYARGTASGVMKPPSCLYR
- the LOC108193334 gene encoding uncharacterized protein LOC108193334 — translated: MESDKGTTSMEIEKVQSDANRVSSALKPNFEPLKAHEISDGQVQFRKVSVPPHRYTPLKKAWMEIYGPVYDQMKVDIRMNLKGRKVELKTRSDTPDISNLQKSADFVHAFMLGFDVIDAVALLRLDELYVESFEIKDVKTLRGEHLSRAIGRLSGKGGKTKFAIENSTKTRIVIADTKIHILGSFANIKIARDSLCSLILGSPAGKVYSKLRAVTSRLAERF